From the Triticum urartu cultivar G1812 chromosome 4, Tu2.1, whole genome shotgun sequence genome, the window CACCTCCTCCTCGTCGCGTTCGAGGAGACGAACGCCTCGCTAGCCTCAAAGCTTGCACCAGCGCCACTGCTCCTCCCTTCTGCTCGTGTTCGAGGGGCTTGCCTCGGGTGCTGCCGCGAGAAGCAGCAGCCATCGAAGGTCCCAGCACCCGCTCTTTTTTCTTCGCTCGTAGTACTAAGCCCGAACCTCCCGTCGCCAAACGCCACCATGGCCAACCGCTGGAGCCCGACTGTACCATGCCGCAACTCCTCTGCCTCCTTCCCTCGTTCTTCCTCCTCCCTCTATATTCATCTCCCTCTCAAtgctctctctctgtgtgtgtctCAACAGGTAACCAAGCCACCATGGGAGTTCCCTGCAAGCCGCCGCCTTCTCTGCGCAACACCTCCTCGGAGTTGATCCTCGCCGCCACCCGATCCGCACCCCGGCGTCCGCCCCGTTCCCGGATCTGTCTCCCCGCGCCCAGTTCATCGTCCCCGCACCCGTCGTCGCAGGATCCGGTGGGCACAGGCCGGAGACAGCCCCCCGCTCGCGTCGCTAGCATCTGCCTCCTCTGCTCCTGGTCGAGCGAGCGAGGGAACCGCGAGCGTTGACCTCCACCCTGCGCGAGCCGGCCCAGCCGCTCCCCTGCGCCGCTCCCCTGTGCCACGCCAAGGCCCAGCCGTCCCATCTTTTCCTCTGGGCCCAAAGTGAGCAAGCCCCTTGTGCACTGTTGGTCCAGTCTTGTTTCGGcttgtttctgtttttttagttatGCGAATTTGTCTTATTTCCACAGGATAGCAGTTTTGTAGAAAACCCCCTGCtattcatgcatataataactctcaaaatgtgcatcggtttaaaataaaTTAtgtatgaaacttgcttagaattttgtctagattcataatatccaactttcatctatgtttgaaatgtttaaaatgttgtttgtttaaattttgcctattgccatgctaaaatgatttattccataacttaataaccgtagctccaaatttaataaactttatatgtaaatggggtggaaaaatgtctagattaacatggtgacattggtttgcatgtttaacaactctaaaattgtgtttagggcagaacagtaccaaacctaatatatgcatatgaggattttccggaatggTTGTTCATTGtctccggcctcatttaaacttgactagataggtagttttcatttgcttcaccccttgccatgctaacaaacatttaatgttgttgagtacataaacgggagagaactaaataagtcatgtggtgttccgtcaacatgcaacttgttgcatattgagctccacttaatttgtaggattgtttgtgcatattgccatgccatgcctcattaaaccggaaatgcatcatacttggttgtgcatcatgccatgttcatgtgttggttgtttactatgttgtttgctcctttccggtgttgcttcttcgggttggttctgataacgtcgtattttgaggattcgttcgactacgtccgtttgtcttcatggactcgttcttcttccttgcgggatctcaggcaagatggtcataccctcgaaatcacttctatctttgcttgctagttgctcgctcttttgctatgcctatgctgcgatacctaccacttgcttatcatgcctcccatattgttaagccaagccgctaacccaccttgtcctagcaaacccttgtttggctatgttaccgctttgctcagcccctcttatagcgttgttagttgcaggtgaagattggagcttgttccatgtttggaacatggctatttgttgggatatcacaatatctcttatttaattaatgcatctatatacttggtaaaggatggaaggctcggccttatgcctggtgttttgttccactcttgccgccctagtttccgtcatatcggtgttatgttcctggattttgcgttccttacacggttgggttataatgggaaccccttgacagttcgctttgaataaaactcctccagcaaggccgaacattggttttatcatccgccacctagcctattttccccttgggttaggccagcccaagggtcatttttattttaacccccccgggccagtgcttgtctaagtgttggtccaaactaagcgatgtccggagctaccaggggcaactctgggctggcccacccgacgtattgctcatccggtgtgccctgagaacgagatatgtgcagctcctatcaggatttgtcggcacaacgggtggtcttgctggacttgttttaccattgtcgaggatgtcatgtaaccgggatgccgagtctgatcggattgtcttgggagaagaaatatccttcgttgactgtgagagcttgtgatgggctaagttgggacacccctgcagggatctgaactttcgagagccgtgcccgcggttatgggcaggtgggaatttgttaatgtccggttgtagaaaacctgaagtctattttaattaaaatacatcaaccgcgtgtgtagctgtgatggtctcttctcggcggagttcgggaagtgaacacggtgttggagttatgtttgacgtaggttgttctaggatcacttcttgatcatagttgttcgaccgtgcttttgccttctcttctcgctctcatttgcgtatgtttagccaccatatatgctagtcgcttgctgcagctccgcATCATAcatttacccttcctataagcttaaatagtcttgatcgcgagggtgtgagattgctgagtccccgtgactcacagatacttccaaaa encodes:
- the LOC125554837 gene encoding uncharacterized protein LOC125554837 encodes the protein MLSAAYSGRVSWALVREARTTSTSAAKDPPSRRRSSGLFFLGILPDPHRPTTTDPTLHLSRSVLKPHGARPLPVVFDLRRHLLLVAFEETNASLASKLAPAPLLLPSARVRGACLGCCREKQQPSKVPAPALFSSLVVLSPNLPSPNATMANRWSPTVTKPPWEFPASRRLLCATPPRS